From Xylocopilactobacillus apis, a single genomic window includes:
- a CDS encoding CAP domain-containing protein codes for MKNHKFSKTALISALALTIGTPLTSSVMLFSNQLQTSNNVYADQTPAPLNQFDQKVWAQKTLDELNRLRAQNGLKPLASDPALMTFTQGRADTIYKNQKLDHTGNYGEVNKDLKGAAGENLAQSIFTGGSNTDSKDVIAQLYDDDGVPTFGHRKNMLAPFYNKVGIGITYDPAKRQLWVAMTLYQDPSIKSDHDDAASINEYFKYCDQKGVDDAKWPSKYDMAGKEYFSAKYNEKGISQDGIADSKFGPNTKTPKNPTGTESGAPDDQKPSDPSKVDTSKLTSAINDAKKSIADPKQFTDDSVAAVNKAITAGDAVVKNSSATQDQVDSAVKSIQDAVAKLVKSTSKPTKVDTSKLSSAINDAKKSIADPSQFTADSVAAVNKAVADGDAVAKNASATQDQVDAAVKSIQDAVAKLVKASKPTPAPEKPTNIWTVTGVNTVGYIKYVPGYGIAVYDGPAGRATKTRLKHASSWKISAKATNAKGEVYYQVGKFQWINGTYVSFTPISAITPVKGTVTIKYPKGYGINLWKTPSVKGGFYKGRKLMSGTKWKVNGKQNGFYQVGKNQWIEAAHTTFSAK; via the coding sequence ATGAAAAATCATAAATTTTCTAAAACTGCTTTAATTTCAGCATTAGCACTTACGATTGGAACACCATTAACTAGTTCAGTTATGTTGTTTTCTAATCAATTACAAACAAGCAATAATGTTTATGCAGATCAAACTCCAGCACCTTTAAATCAATTTGATCAAAAAGTTTGGGCTCAAAAAACTTTAGATGAATTAAATCGTCTTCGAGCTCAAAACGGCTTAAAACCCCTTGCATCTGATCCAGCATTGATGACATTTACTCAGGGTCGGGCAGATACAATTTATAAAAATCAGAAATTAGATCATACGGGAAATTATGGAGAAGTAAATAAAGATCTTAAGGGTGCAGCTGGTGAAAACTTAGCTCAAAGTATTTTTACTGGTGGTTCAAATACTGATTCTAAAGATGTCATTGCTCAGCTTTACGATGATGATGGAGTTCCAACTTTTGGGCATCGTAAAAATATGTTAGCTCCTTTTTATAATAAGGTCGGAATTGGCATTACTTACGACCCTGCTAAGCGTCAATTATGGGTTGCAATGACTTTATACCAAGATCCTTCAATTAAGAGTGATCATGATGATGCTGCTAGTATTAATGAATATTTTAAGTATTGTGATCAAAAAGGAGTTGACGATGCTAAATGGCCAAGTAAGTACGATATGGCTGGTAAAGAGTACTTTTCTGCTAAATATAACGAAAAAGGTATTAGCCAAGACGGTATTGCTGACAGTAAATTTGGTCCGAATACCAAAACTCCAAAAAATCCAACAGGTACAGAATCTGGTGCACCGGATGATCAAAAACCAAGTGATCCTTCAAAAGTAGATACATCTAAATTAACTTCAGCTATCAATGATGCAAAGAAGTCTATTGCTGATCCAAAGCAATTTACTGATGATTCAGTTGCGGCAGTTAATAAAGCTATTACAGCAGGTGATGCAGTAGTTAAAAACAGCAGCGCAACTCAAGATCAAGTTGATTCAGCTGTTAAATCAATTCAAGATGCCGTTGCTAAGTTGGTTAAATCAACAAGCAAACCAACAAAAGTAGATACATCTAAATTAAGTTCTGCTATTAACGATGCAAAGAAGTCTATTGCTGACCCAAGTCAATTTACTGCTGATTCAGTTGCTGCAGTTAATAAAGCTGTTGCAGATGGTGATGCAGTAGCAAAAAATGCTAGTGCAACTCAAGACCAAGTTGACGCAGCTGTAAAATCTATTCAAGATGCTGTTGCTAAATTGGTAAAAGCATCTAAACCAACCCCAGCACCTGAAAAGCCAACAAATATTTGGACAGTTACCGGAGTAAACACTGTTGGTTATATCAAGTATGTTCCAGGATATGGAATTGCTGTTTATGATGGACCTGCTGGAAGAGCTACTAAGACTCGTTTAAAACATGCATCTTCTTGGAAAATAAGTGCTAAAGCAACTAACGCTAAAGGTGAAGTATACTACCAGGTAGGTAAGTTCCAATGGATTAATGGTACTTATGTATCATTTACCCCAATTAGTGCTATTACCCCTGTTAAAGGAACCGTAACTATTAAATATCCAAAAGGTTATGGTATTAACCTTTGGAAGACTCCAAGTGTTAAAGGTGGATTTTACAAAGGACGTAAATTAATGAGTGGTACTAAATGGAAAGTTAATGGCAAACAAAACGGATTTTACCAAGTAGGTAAAAATCAGTGGATTGAAGCTGCTCATACAACATTCTCAGCAAAATAA
- a CDS encoding zinc-ribbon domain-containing protein — MKNIDFCPNCGEKIPNDAEFCPNCGFNMKEYMASLNINEEPEPSPEPEPKIDNSNISEVVEFGQIIEEKKPKKTKKKKRFLIPLLIIGIVLVIAGGTYAGGLLYFSRSHQITDLVKKATSTNPKEISEVVINSDRESIKASELKPLARLYSDSPRTLKLFKNKIEDAPTSGDVQVVSEGKIFGIYPRYRVLLKTISFKFSTNMDQPSFLIDNKAIELLGDKKSFSEKRLPGKYTLRCIGKAGDDKKDLNKELIVSPFEDSKNISFKAKLPEKKKEIVKNDNKSNPETIKKGKKDSQSSSSSSSTRVFYDEGDDSDTDNNDSSSDDSSDSDDNSIDMSDLPVNPDLRNNNSSTDGLIGHWEQSSKTTFNFNKDGTYSGTANGSTVSGKYKVVYRDKDYLNVQFNQSDGQTVVEPFALVKGHLIETNLKLNWHRVNK; from the coding sequence TTGAAAAACATAGATTTTTGCCCCAATTGCGGCGAAAAAATTCCAAATGATGCAGAATTTTGTCCGAACTGCGGATTTAATATGAAAGAATATATGGCATCATTAAATATTAATGAGGAGCCAGAGCCAAGTCCTGAACCGGAACCGAAAATAGATAATTCAAATATTTCTGAAGTAGTAGAATTTGGTCAAATAATTGAAGAAAAAAAGCCGAAAAAAACGAAAAAGAAAAAACGTTTTTTGATTCCATTATTAATTATCGGAATTGTTCTTGTTATTGCTGGAGGAACTTACGCGGGAGGATTATTATATTTTAGCCGCAGTCATCAAATCACTGATTTGGTTAAGAAAGCAACAAGTACTAATCCAAAAGAAATCTCTGAAGTTGTCATTAATAGTGATCGTGAATCGATTAAAGCATCTGAGTTGAAACCTTTGGCTCGTCTTTATAGTGATTCTCCTCGTACTTTAAAATTGTTTAAAAATAAAATTGAAGATGCACCAACAAGCGGAGATGTTCAAGTAGTTTCTGAGGGTAAAATTTTTGGTATTTATCCTCGGTATCGAGTTTTATTAAAAACAATTTCATTTAAATTTTCTACCAATATGGATCAGCCTTCATTTTTAATTGATAATAAAGCAATTGAACTACTGGGGGATAAAAAGAGCTTTTCCGAAAAGAGATTGCCCGGTAAGTACACTTTGCGCTGTATTGGTAAAGCTGGAGACGATAAAAAGGATCTAAATAAAGAATTAATTGTATCTCCTTTTGAAGATTCTAAAAATATTTCTTTTAAAGCTAAACTGCCAGAGAAGAAAAAAGAAATCGTGAAGAATGATAATAAATCCAACCCTGAAACAATAAAAAAGGGTAAAAAAGATAGTCAAAGCAGTAGTAGCAGCTCATCAACTCGTGTCTTTTATGATGAGGGTGACGATTCAGATACTGATAACAATGATTCAAGTTCAGATGATAGTTCTGATTCTGATGATAACTCAATTGATATGAGTGACTTGCCTGTTAACCCGGATTTACGTAATAACAACAGTAGTACTGACGGTTTAATCGGACATTGGGAACAATCCAGTAAGACCACGTTTAACTTTAATAAAGATGGCACTTATAGCGGAACGGCAAATGGATCAACAGTTTCTGGGAAATATAAGGTTGTTTACCGAGATAAAGATTATCTTAATGTTCAGTTTAATCAAAGTGATGGACAAACAGTAGTTGAACCATTCGCCCTTGTTAAAGGACATCTAATCGAAACAAATCTAAAACTGAATTGGCATCGAGTTAATAAATAA
- a CDS encoding SGNH/GDSL hydrolase family protein has protein sequence MSNSHKKLSFFLIFLLLFGFTGCQNHQKSNFSIRKVEKKIKTIKKKSSTSIIKYLSHKDKIIYAPFGDSLSVGLFADQQSSKFSSLFAQNLSKKIGKNVIEKGLSEVAKTAANFGVPSIQTIIDQKPDLITIEFGTNDAVGGKTDYVLNSFKENLLQIVNAFKNKTTAKLILMTTWSPSNGKYIDNDLAFDQKVKEVGKMTNTPVADLSKIWRGHPEVCGPAGKVISDFSQWGNRDDFHPNQIGHQRIAQMLFEIANKTERKKVN, from the coding sequence ATGTCGAATAGTCATAAAAAATTATCTTTTTTCCTAATTTTTCTTTTACTGTTTGGTTTTACTGGTTGTCAAAATCACCAAAAATCTAACTTTTCTATACGAAAAGTTGAGAAAAAAATTAAAACGATAAAAAAGAAATCATCTACTTCAATAATTAAATATTTGAGTCATAAGGATAAGATAATTTATGCACCTTTTGGTGATTCTCTTTCGGTCGGACTTTTTGCCGATCAACAATCATCAAAGTTTTCATCACTATTTGCTCAAAATTTAAGTAAAAAAATTGGCAAAAATGTCATTGAAAAAGGTCTGTCAGAAGTTGCAAAAACGGCTGCTAATTTTGGAGTCCCTTCAATCCAGACAATTATCGATCAAAAGCCAGATCTTATTACAATCGAGTTTGGTACTAATGATGCTGTTGGAGGTAAAACTGACTATGTTTTAAACAGTTTTAAAGAAAATCTTTTACAAATAGTTAATGCATTTAAAAATAAAACAACTGCCAAGTTAATTTTGATGACAACATGGTCTCCTTCTAACGGTAAGTACATAGATAATGATTTAGCTTTTGATCAAAAAGTAAAAGAAGTTGGAAAAATGACTAATACACCGGTTGCTGATCTTTCAAAGATTTGGCGGGGACATCCGGAAGTTTGTGGTCCAGCAGGTAAAGTAATTTCAGACTTTTCGCAGTGGGGAAACCGAGATGATTTTCATCCTAATCAAATAGGACACCAAAGAATTGCTCAAATGCTATTTGAGATAGCTAATAAAACTGAAAGGAAGAAAGTAAATTGA
- a CDS encoding MarR family winged helix-turn-helix transcriptional regulator: MENNDYEIQHKLMHLQMLLKKWHMKNRMEHGPFSDPTFGQGRVLALLKMQDKISSKDLSFLLNIRPQSLNELLNKLEKAGYIERTPSEEDKRVILVHLTEEGRKASEEVAPVNKVFNSLNSEELNQFSDYLDRIISNLESEVGNDEDDEMRREWMLKARERFDDPRFEHMMHMHPHCGPHNFRWRDDYSFHYFHR, encoded by the coding sequence ATGGAAAATAACGACTACGAGATTCAACACAAATTAATGCACCTTCAGATGCTGCTTAAAAAATGGCATATGAAAAATAGAATGGAACACGGTCCTTTTTCTGATCCAACATTTGGTCAAGGACGAGTTTTAGCATTACTTAAAATGCAAGATAAAATCTCATCAAAAGATTTATCTTTTCTACTAAATATTAGACCACAATCTTTAAACGAGCTGCTTAACAAATTGGAAAAAGCTGGGTACATTGAAAGAACTCCATCAGAGGAAGACAAAAGAGTAATCTTGGTCCACTTAACCGAAGAAGGTAGAAAAGCTTCTGAGGAAGTTGCACCTGTAAATAAAGTTTTTAACTCATTAAATTCTGAAGAATTAAATCAATTTAGTGATTATTTAGATCGAATCATTAGTAATTTGGAATCGGAAGTCGGTAATGACGAAGACGATGAAATGCGAAGAGAATGGATGCTCAAAGCTCGTGAAAGATTTGACGATCCCCGCTTTGAACATATGATGCATATGCATCCTCACTGTGGGCCTCACAATTTTAGATGGCGTGACGATTACTCTTTCCATTATTTCCATCGATAA
- a CDS encoding MarR family winged helix-turn-helix transcriptional regulator: MVHDTGRFLKIAARQLTKDFDQFARNYDLTATQMSIIDHLGRNSIEILQKDIEEEFNIRRSTATLVLQRMEKKGLVERTAAKRDARQKAVSLTQKGQQLVKIVSDYMNHQQHLLQQHFSNEEIKTFEKILHYYMGDYKF, from the coding sequence ATGGTTCATGATACTGGACGATTTTTAAAAATAGCAGCTCGTCAACTGACTAAAGATTTTGATCAGTTTGCACGTAATTACGATTTAACTGCAACTCAAATGTCAATTATTGATCATCTGGGACGTAATTCTATTGAAATTTTGCAAAAAGATATTGAAGAAGAATTTAATATTAGGCGTTCAACTGCGACATTAGTTTTGCAGCGAATGGAAAAAAAGGGATTAGTCGAGAGAACGGCAGCGAAGAGAGATGCACGTCAAAAAGCAGTGTCTTTAACTCAAAAAGGGCAACAATTAGTAAAAATTGTTTCTGATTACATGAATCATCAACAACACTTACTTCAGCAACATTTTTCAAATGAAGAAATAAAAACATTTGAAAAAATTTTGCATTATTATATGGGGGATTATAAGTTTTAA
- a CDS encoding DHA2 family efflux MFS transporter permease subunit encodes MLNNEKKITGRVLASVIAAGIMSFCGVLVETAMNITFPTLMDEFKVNTSTVQWMTTGCLLVVAIVVPLSAILKKNFPTKAIFLTSNLLFILGALLDALAKNFDLLLIGRMIQGVGTGLALPLMFNIILEQVPSNKIGLMMGIGSLITAVAPAIGPTYGGLIVNSLGWRFIFVLLIPILIVSLLMGTYSIKQVSAIKRTRVDLLGVLSIILMFTGFILGFSNLGENNIISLEVGGAWIVGILGLCLLLYRNNSSNPIINLDVLKNKPFAGHVISFFFFQLCGLGISFILPNYIQLVNHQTATIAGLIVLPGAALGAILAPISGQILDRMGARFPILLGTTFAVVALILFTIFSNDLSLGLIIVIYLLYMAGTGFAFGNIMTSGLQNLTLEQQADGNAILTTLQQFAGAMGTSVVAAIIAQSQNQTGISNSVATASGSHNAFIVLLVLGILEFLILFKVVSNKKTSN; translated from the coding sequence ATGTTAAATAATGAGAAAAAAATAACCGGAAGAGTTTTAGCTTCAGTTATTGCAGCAGGTATTATGTCTTTTTGCGGGGTTTTAGTAGAAACTGCGATGAATATAACTTTTCCCACTTTAATGGATGAATTTAAAGTTAACACCTCGACAGTTCAGTGGATGACAACTGGTTGTCTTTTAGTCGTGGCAATTGTAGTGCCGTTATCTGCAATTTTGAAAAAGAATTTTCCAACTAAAGCAATTTTTTTAACATCTAATCTATTATTTATTTTAGGTGCATTATTGGATGCTTTAGCAAAAAACTTCGATTTATTATTAATTGGTCGAATGATTCAAGGGGTTGGAACAGGTCTTGCATTACCATTGATGTTCAACATAATTTTAGAGCAAGTACCATCAAATAAAATTGGTTTGATGATGGGGATTGGGTCGTTGATTACTGCAGTAGCTCCGGCAATTGGACCAACTTATGGCGGATTAATCGTTAATAGTCTGGGCTGGAGATTTATCTTTGTCTTACTGATTCCAATTTTAATCGTTTCGCTTTTGATGGGTACTTATTCAATTAAACAGGTGAGTGCGATTAAACGGACGCGTGTCGACCTCTTAGGAGTTTTAAGCATTATTTTGATGTTTACCGGTTTTATCTTAGGATTTAGTAACTTAGGAGAAAACAATATCATTAGTTTAGAAGTTGGCGGAGCATGGATTGTTGGGATTTTAGGCCTTTGCTTATTGTTATACCGTAATAATTCATCTAATCCGATTATTAATCTTGATGTTTTAAAAAATAAACCATTTGCGGGCCATGTTATTAGTTTCTTTTTCTTCCAGCTTTGCGGATTGGGAATTTCTTTTATTTTACCTAACTATATTCAATTAGTTAATCATCAAACTGCAACTATTGCAGGTTTAATTGTTTTGCCTGGTGCTGCTTTAGGTGCGATATTAGCTCCGATTAGTGGACAAATATTAGATCGAATGGGTGCTCGTTTCCCAATTTTACTGGGAACAACATTTGCTGTTGTTGCTTTAATTCTATTTACAATTTTCAGTAATGACTTAAGTTTAGGTCTAATTATTGTAATTTATCTTTTGTATATGGCAGGAACTGGTTTTGCTTTTGGTAATATCATGACTAGTGGCCTTCAAAATTTAACACTTGAACAACAAGCGGATGGCAACGCAATTTTGACGACGTTACAACAATTTGCAGGTGCAATGGGAACTTCCGTAGTCGCAGCAATTATTGCTCAAAGTCAAAATCAAACTGGGATCAGTAATTCAGTTGCCACCGCTAGCGGTAGTCACAACGCATTTATCGTTTTATTGGTCTTGGGAATTTTAGAATTTTTAATTTTGTTTAAGGTGGTATCGAACAAAAAGACTTCAAACTAA
- a CDS encoding zinc-ribbon domain-containing protein yields the protein MNDDKMFCPHCGKQISKRSKFCPYCGQKINVVTEVISTTNETNQNNEVPVENHNEQFNSTNYVKPVDEEIVSSFENKDQSVEQITSETNKSVNDQSFVEPIQSSQPTAETTQETTQHPQNNVVNNDAPTVNEQQPQSSIVNNDVPPVSGQHPQSNVASNNGSVNNEQLVHQGQQPSSSNNQAIKLEFTNNAFQNIFKWLAMNIYLTVISVFVLFIVFSFSRILGWILALVGLVAVYIIVSNQKVSSSNVENSIKGKVNQGVGTTLKETGQTVSQSVQKTVSNISSNEGQAVVSQGRWSASKIVFLCASIVTFLTSYIGPFVSASAFGLSVQSSTLAELLQSANTVNRGLSQFMNSSSDTSEINFFIILFIVGIGPLLGIIFSFMKSNKSPLIAGIIALIGYILLLTVFYDKIGSASQVFSPGLSCIIGLAGSITMIVCGIIIRGKKQKKQ from the coding sequence ATGAATGACGATAAGATGTTTTGCCCACACTGTGGTAAACAAATTAGTAAAAGAAGTAAGTTTTGTCCATATTGTGGTCAAAAAATTAACGTTGTAACTGAAGTAATTTCAACAACAAATGAGACAAACCAAAACAATGAAGTTCCAGTTGAAAATCATAATGAACAATTCAATTCAACAAATTATGTTAAGCCAGTTGATGAAGAGATAGTTTCTTCTTTTGAAAATAAAGATCAATCAGTAGAACAAATTACTTCTGAAACAAATAAGTCGGTTAATGACCAATCTTTTGTAGAACCAATTCAAAGTTCTCAACCGACAGCTGAAACTACTCAAGAAACGACTCAGCACCCACAAAATAACGTTGTTAATAACGATGCTCCGACAGTTAATGAACAACAACCACAAAGTAGTATTGTTAATAACGATGTGCCGCCAGTTAGTGGACAGCACCCACAAAGTAATGTTGCAAGTAATAATGGCTCAGTAAATAACGAACAGCTTGTACATCAAGGTCAGCAGCCTAGTTCGTCTAATAACCAGGCAATTAAGCTTGAGTTTACTAATAATGCATTTCAAAATATTTTTAAGTGGTTAGCAATGAACATTTACTTAACTGTAATCAGTGTTTTTGTATTATTTATTGTTTTCTCATTTTCAAGAATTTTGGGCTGGATTCTGGCATTAGTTGGTTTAGTTGCTGTTTATATTATTGTCAGTAATCAAAAAGTATCCTCTTCAAATGTTGAAAATTCCATCAAAGGGAAGGTCAATCAAGGAGTAGGAACAACTTTAAAAGAAACTGGACAAACAGTTTCTCAGTCAGTTCAAAAGACGGTTAGTAATATTTCTAGTAATGAAGGTCAGGCAGTTGTGAGCCAAGGCCGTTGGAGTGCCTCTAAAATTGTTTTCCTATGTGCCTCGATTGTGACATTTTTGACCTCTTATATAGGACCTTTCGTATCAGCGAGTGCATTTGGGTTATCTGTACAAAGTAGTACTTTGGCAGAATTGCTGCAAAGTGCTAATACTGTAAATAGAGGGCTAAGTCAATTTATGAATAGCTCAAGTGATACATCAGAAATAAACTTCTTTATCATCTTATTTATTGTTGGAATTGGACCGTTATTAGGAATAATCTTTTCTTTTATGAAATCAAATAAATCACCTTTGATTGCAGGAATAATTGCCCTAATTGGTTATATATTGCTTCTTACAGTATTTTATGACAAGATTGGTTCTGCTTCTCAGGTATTTAGCCCAGGACTTTCATGTATCATTGGACTTGCTGGTTCAATTACTATGATCGTTTGCGGAATAATTATTAGAGGTAAAAAGCAAAAGAAACAATAA